The following are from one region of the Juglans regia cultivar Chandler chromosome 10, Walnut 2.0, whole genome shotgun sequence genome:
- the LOC109010170 gene encoding protein CELLULOSE SYNTHASE INTERACTIVE 1-like — MGSRERSSMEDPDGTLASVAQSIEQLRQSSSSVQEKEYSLRQLLELIDTRENAFSAVGSHSQAVPVLVSLLRSGSLGVKIQAATVLGSLCKENELRVKVLLGGCIPPLLGLLKSSSVDGQVAAAKTIYAVSQGGAKDHVGSKIFSTEGVVPVLWEQLAKGHKTGNVVDSLLTGALKNLASSTEGFWTATVQAGGVDVLVKLLTTGQSSTQANVCFLLACMMMEDASVCSIVLAAEATKQFLNLLGPGNEASVRAEAAGALKSLSAQSKEARREIANSTGIPALINATIAPSKEFMQGEYAQALQENAMCALASISGGLSYVISSLGQSLESCTSPAQVADTLGALASALMIYDSKAESMKASDPVVIEQTLLKQLKPQLPFLVQERTIEALASLYGNVILSSKLANSDAKRLLVGLITMATNEVQDELMKALLTLCNNEGSLWRALRGREGVQLLISLLGLSSEQQQECAVALLCLLSTENDESKWAITAAGGIPPLVQILESGSAKAKEDSASILRNLCNHSEDIRACVESADAVPALLWLLKNGSHNGKEIAAKTLNHLIHKSDTATISQLTALLTSDLPESKVYVLDALKSMLSVVPLNDILREGSAANDAMETMIKILSSTKEETQAKSASALAGIFETRKDLRESSIAVKTLWSAMKLLNAESESMLVESSRCLAAIFLSIKENRDVAAVARDALFPLVGLANSSILEVAELATCALANLILDCEISEKAVPGEIILPATRVLGEGSVSGKTHAAAAIARLLHSRQIDSALTDCVNRAGTVLALVSFLESAIGGSVATSEALGALAILSRSKGASERIKPAWEVLAEFPKSITPIVLSIANSTPLLQDKAIEILSRLCRDQPTVLGDTVACASGCVCSIARRVIGSTNPNVKTGGAALLICAATVNHQRVVEDINQSHLCSNLIQSLVAMLSSGQSSFLGNKGDDVKESISIYRHAKEEPENDKSNLGTTVISDENLAIWLLSVLACHDEKSKIVIMEAGAIEVLTDRISDCFSQYIQIDFKEDSSIWVCALLLAILFQNREIIRAHATMKCIPVLANLLKSEESANRYFAAQAVASLVCNGSRGTLLSVANSGAAVGLISLLGCADVDIYDLLQLSEEFALVPYPEQVSLERLFRVDDIRVGATSRKAIPALVDLLKPIPDRPGAPFLALGLLTQLAKDCPPNKIVMVESGALEALTKYLSLGPQDATEEAATDLLGILFSSAEIRRHESAFGAVSQLVAVLRLGGRGARYSAAKALESLFSADHIRNAETARQAVQPLVEILNTGLEREQHAAIAALVRLLSENPSRALAVADVEMNAVDVLCKILSSNCSMELKGDAAELCGVLFGNTRIRSTMASARCVEPLVSLLVTEFSPAQQSVVHALDKLVDDEQLAELVAANGAVIPLVGLLYGRNHMLHEAISRALVKLGKDRPACKMEMVKAGIIESVLNILHDAPDFLCSAFAELLRILTNNASIAKGPSAAKVVELLFLLLSRPEFGPDGQHSVLQVLVNILEHKQCRAEYTLTSHQAIEPLVPLLDSPASAVQQLAAELLSHLLSEERLQKDSVTQQVIGPLIRVLGSGIHILQQRAVKALVSLAVTWPNEIAKEGGVNELSKVILQADPSLPHALWESASSVLASILQFSSDFYLEVPVAVLVRLLHSGSESTVIGALNALLVLESDDATSAEAMAESGAIEALLELLRCHQSEETAARLLEVLLNNVKIRETKATKSAILPLSQYLLDPQTQAQQARLLATLALGDLFQNESLARSSDAVSACRALVNVLEEQPTEEMKVVAICALQNLVMYSRSNKRAVAEAGGVQVVLDLIGSSDPDTSIQAAMFVKLLFSNHTIQEYASSETVRAITAAIEKDLWATGTVNEEYLKSLNALFSNFPRLRATEPATLSIPHLITSLKTGSEATQEAALDALFLLRQAWSACPAEVSRAQSIAAADAIPLLQYLIQSGPPRFQEKAEFLLQCLPGTLVVIIKRGNNMKQSVGNPSVYCKLTLGNSPPRQTKVVSTGPSPEWDESFAWTFESPPKGQKLHISCKNKSKMGKNSFGKVTIQIDRVVMLGAVAGEYTLLPESKSGPSRNLEIEFQWSNTIDPIEK, encoded by the exons ATGGGTTCAAG AGAGCGTAGCAGCATGGAGGATCCAGATGGGACCTTAGCAAGTGTTGCTCAAAGCATTGAGCAGCTCCGTCAGAGTTCCTCATCTGTACAAGAGAAAGAGTATTCATTAAGACAGTTGCTGGAACTTATTGATACACGTGAAAATGCTTTCAGTGCGGTTGGATCTCACTCTCAGGCAGTTCCGGTACTTGTTTCTCTTCTCCGGTCAGGGTCACTCGGAGTGAAGATACAGGCTGCAACTGTTTTAGGTTCACTCTGTAAGGAGAATGAGCTACGGGTAAAAGTCTTGCTGGGAGGATGCATTCCACCATTGCTTGGTCTGCTCAAGTCCAGCTCAGTAGATGGTCAGGTGGCAGCTGCAAAGACTATTTATGCTGTTTCTCAAGGTGGCGCCAAGGATCATGTTGGATCAAAAATTTTTTCAACTGAAGGAGTTGTTCCTGTGCTCTGGGAGCAGCTAGCCAAAGGGCACAAGACTGGAAATGTTGTTGATAGCTTATTGACTGGAGCGTTAAAGAACCTAGCCAGCAGCACTGAGGGATTCTGGACTGCAACAGTTCAAGCTGGAGGGGTGGATGTACTTGTGAAGTTGCTGACAACGGGACAGTCAAGCACTCAAGCAAATGTGTGTTTTCTTCTTGCGTGTATGATGATGGAGGATGCATCTGTTTGTTCTATAGTGTTGGCTGCAGAAGCTACAAAACAATTTCTCAACCTATTAGGACCTGGCAATGAAGCTTCTGTCAGAGCAGAAGCTGCAGGTGCTCTTAAATCTCTTTCAGCCCAAAGTAAAGAAGCAAGGCGGGAGATAGCTAATTCCACTGGTATTCCTGCTCTGATAAATGCTACTATAGCTCCTTCCAAAGAATTCATGCAGGGCGAGTACGCCCAAGCATTGCAGGAGAATGCCATGTGTGCTTTAGCAAGCATTTCTGGTGGTTTGTCATATGTCATCTCAAGCCTTGGTCAAAGTCTTGAATCATGCACTTCACCTGCTCAAGTTGCTGACACATTAGGAGCATTAGCTTCAGCTTTGATGATCTATGATAGTAAAGCAGAATCTATGAAGGCATCTGATCCTGTGGTTATTGAGCAGACTTTGCTTAAGCAGTTAAAACCCCAGTTACCTTTTCTAGTGCAGGAGCGAACAATAGAAGCCCTAGCCAGTTTGTATGGGAATGTCATACTCTCAAGTAAACTTGCAAATTCTGATGCAAAACGTTTGCTTGTTGGTTTGATAACAATGGCCACCAATGAAGTGCAGGATGAGCTTATGAAAGCTCTTCTCACACTTTGTAACAATGAAGGCAGTCTATGGCGTGCCCTGCGAGGCCGTGAGGGAGTCCAGCTATTAATTTCTCTTCTTGGGCTTTCATCAGAACAACAGCAAGAATGTGCAGTTGCATTACTTTGCCTTCTATCAACTGAAAATGATGAAAGTAAGTGGGCTATCACTGCTGCTGGTGGCATACCTCCACTTGTCCAAATTCTAGAGTCAGGGTCTGCAAAAGCCAAGGAAGATTCAGCATCAATCCTTAGGAACCTATGCAATCACAGTGAAGATATACGTGCTTGTGTTGAAAGTGCTGATGCTGTTCCTGCATTGTTATGGCTACTGAAGAATGGAAGCCATAATGGGAAGGAAATTGCTGCAAAGACTTTGAATCATTTAATCCACAAATCTGATACTGCAACTATCAGCCAGCTCACTGCATTACTGACCAGTGATCTACCTGAATCTAAAGTATATGTATTGGATGCCTTGAAAAGCATGCTCTCTGTGGTTCCCCTCAATGATATATTGCGCGAAGGTAGTGCTGCCAATGATGCAATGGAGACAATGATAAAAATCTTGAGCTCAACTAAGGAAGAGACTCAGGCTAAGTCTGCATCAGCTCTAGCTGGAATTTTTGAAACTAGGAAGGACCTGCGAGAAAGTAGCATAGCTGTTAAAACTCTATGGTCGGCCATGAAGCTGCTTAATGCTGAATCCGAAAGCATGCTTGTAGAGTCCTCGCGTTGTCTTGCTGCAATATTTCTTTCAATCAAAGAGAACCGGGATGTCGCAGCTGTTGCTAGAGATGCATTGTTTCCCTTAGTTGGGCTTGCTAACTCTTCCATTCTGGAAGTTGCTGAGCTGGCAACATGTGCTCTGGCAAATCTTATTTTAGATTGTGAAATATCAGAAAAAGCTGTTCCTGGAGAAATTATATTGCCTGCTACTAGGGTTTTGGGTGAAGGATCAGTTTCTGGAAAGACACATGCAGCAGCAGCAATTGCTCGTCTGCTTCATTCTCGCCAAATTGATTCTGCCTTAACTGACTGTGTGAATCGTGCTGGAACAGTTCTTGCATTAGTTTCTTTCCTAGAATCTGCTATTGGTGGATCTGTTGCCACATCCGAGGCTCTGGGTGCACTTGCGATTCTGTCCAGATCAAAGGGGGCTAGTGAGCGTATAAAACCCGCATGGGAAGTTTTAGCTGAATTCCCGAAAAGCATCACCCCAATAGTTTTATCTATCGCCAATTCAACACCGTTGTTGCAGGATAAAGCCATTGAAATATTGTCACGGCTTTGCCGGGATCAGCCTACTGTTTTAGGTGATACAGTTGCCTGTGCCTCTGGATGTGTATGCTCAATTGCTAGAAGGGTTATCGGTTCCACTAACCCAAATGTCAAAACTGGGGGTGCTGCACTTCTTATTTGTGCTGCTACAGTTAATCACCAAAGAGTGGTGGAAGATATTAATCAGTCACACTTGTGTTCAAATCTTATTCAGTCTCTTGTTGCAATGCTTAGTTCTGGACAATCTTCTTTTTTGGGAAATAAGGGTGATGATGTCAAGGAATCCATTAGCATTTACAGGCATGCTAAAGAAGAACCTGAGAATGACAAATCCAATTTGGGAACAACGGTCATATCTGATGAGAACCTAGCCATATGGCTTCTTTCTGTTCTTGCCTGTCATGATGAAAAGAGTAAAATTGTGATTATGGAGGCTGGAGCTATCGAAGTCCTCACTGATAGAATATCAGATTGCTTTTCTCAGTACATTCAG ATTGATTTTAAGGAAGATAGCAGCATCTGGGTTTGTGCTCTACTTTtagcaattttatttcaaaatagaGAGATCATACGAGCACATGCAACCATGAAATGTATACCAGTACTTGCAAATTTGTTGAAATCAGAGGAGTCAGCAAACAGATATTTTGCTGCTCAAGCAGTTGCCAGTTTAGTGTGTAATGGTAGCAGAGGAACTCTTCTATCTGTCGCAAATTCTGGGGCTGCAGTTGGGCTTATTTCCTTACTTGGATGTGCTGATGTTGACATATATGATCTACTGCAGCTTTCAGAGGAGTTTGCTTTGGTGCCATATCCAGAACAAGTCTCTCTTGAGAGGTTGTTTAGAGTAGATGACATAAGGGTTGGTGCCACTTCCAGGAAAGCAATACCTGCCCTTGTCGATCTGCTTAAACCTATTCCAGATCGTCCTGGAGCACCATTTCTAGCACTTGGGCTCCTGACTCAGCTGGCGAAAGACTGTCCACCAAATAAGATTGTAATGGTAGAATCAGGAGCTTTGGAAGCACTGACCAAGTATCTTTCACTTGGTCCACAAGATGCAACTGAGGAGGCTGCTACTGATCTGTTAGGGATCCTATTCAGCAGTGCTGAAATACGTAGACACGAGTCTGCATTTGGTGCTGTCAGTCAACTTGTAGCAGTTTTACGTTTAGGTGGTAGGGGTGCAAGATATAGTGCTGCAAAAGCATTGGAAAGCCTCTTCTCTGCTGACCATATTAGGAATGCAGAAACTGCTCGACAAGCTGTTCAACCCTTGGTGGAGATTCTGAATACGGGTTTGGAGAGGGAGCAGCATGCTGCTATTGCTGCATTGGTTAGACTATTGAGTGAAAATCCATCAAGAGCCCTTGCTGTTGCAGATGTTGAAATGAATGCTGTGGATGTCCTTTGCAAGATCCTTTCATCAAATTGTTCAATGGAACTGAAAGGGGATGCTGCTGAATTGTGTGGCGTTCTTTTTGGAAATACAAGAATCAGGTCCACGATGGCTTCAGCACGCTGTGTTGAGCCTCTGGTTTCTCTCCTTGTGACAGAGTTCAGTCCCGCTCAGCAGTCAGTTGTCCATGCATTGGATAAACTTGTTGATGATGAGCAATTGGCAGAGCTAGTTGCTGCAAATGGTGCAGTTATTCCTCTTGTCGGCCTTCTATATGGTAGGAATCACATGCTTCACGAGGCTATTTCCAGAGCCCTTGTGAAGTTAGGGAAAGACAGGCCTGCTTGTAAGATGGAAATGGTGAAAGCTGGAATAATTGAAAGCGTTCTCAACATCCTCCATGATGCACCGGATTTTCTCTGTTCCGCCTTTGCTGAACTGCTGCGAATATTGACCAATAATGCTAGCATTGCTAAAGGACCATCTGCTGCAAAAGTCGTTGAGCTCCTTTTTCTGTTGCTGTCCAGGCCAGAGTTTGGGCCTGATGGGCAGCACAGTGTATTACAGGTTCTTGTCAATATTTTAGAGCATAAACAGTGTCGCGCTGAGTATACGCTGACCTCTCACCAAGCTATAGAGCCACTTGTCCCTTTACTTGATTCTCCAGCTTCGGCAGTGCAACAGTTGGCGGCTGAGCTTCTATCCCATCTACTCTCGGAGGAACGACTTCAGAAGGATTCGGTGACACAACAAGTAATTGGTCCCCTTATACGAGTTCTTGGTTCCGGTATACACATACTGCAGCAGAGAGCTGTGAAGGCTCTTGTAAGTCTGGCAGTGACATGGCCAAATGAGATTGCAAAAGAGGGTGGTGTCAATGAACTTTCTAAAGTGATATTGCAAGCTGATCCTTCGCTTCCTCATGCTTTGTGGGAATCTGCTTCTTCTGTTTTGGCAAGTATTCTGCAATTTAGTTCTGACTTTTATTTGGAAGTGCCTGTTGCTGTGTTGGTCAGGTTGCTTCATTCTGGGTCAGAGAGCACAGTAATCGGTGCATTGAATGCTCTTCTTGTGTTGGAAAGTGATGATGCAACCAGTGCTGAAGCAATGGCTGAAAGTGGTGCCATAGAGGCACTTTTGGAACTTTTGAGGTGTCATCAGAGTGAGGAAACCGCTGCAAGGCTGTTGGAAGTACTGTTGAACAATGTGAAGATCAGAGAAACAAAAGCTACTAAATCTGCCATTTTACCATTGTCCCAGTATCTCTTGGATCCACAAACCCAAGCTCAGCAAGCAAGGTTACTGGCAACTTTGGCCCTTGGTGATCTATTTCAGAATGAGAGTCTTGCTCGAAGCTCCGATGCTGTTTCAGCTTGCCGTGCTCTTGTTAATGTACTTGAAGAACAACCCACAGAGGAAATGAAAGTTGTAGCTATATGTGCATTGCAAAACCTTGTGATGTACAGTCGGTCAAATAAAAGAGCAGTTGCCGAGGCTGGTGGAGTACAGGTTGTATTAGATCTTATTGGTTCGAGTGATCCGGATACGTCCATACAGGCAGCAATGTTTGTTAAACTTCTCTTCTCTAATCATACCATTCAAGAATACGCTTCTAGTGAAACAGTGAGAGCTATAACTG CTGCTATTGAAAAGGATTTGTGGGCCACTGGAACTGTGAATGAGGAGTATCTGAAATCTCTAAATGCTCTCTTCAGCAACTTCCCACGCTTGAGAGCCACTGAGCCTGCAACACTTAGCATTCCCCATCTGATTACATCCCTCAAAACTGGGTCAGAGGCAACTCAAGAAGCTGCTTTGGACGCACTTTTTCTTCTTAGGCAAGCTTGGTCAGCGTGCCCGGCCGAAGTTTCTAGAGCCCAGTCAATAGCCGCAGCAGATGCAATCCCATTGCTGCAATACCTAATCCAGTCTGGCCCTCCTCGGTTTCAGGAGAAGGCGGAATTTCTATTGCAGTGTTTGCCGGGGACATTGGTTGTGATAATCAAGCGTGGTAACAATATGAAACAGTCAGTGGGGAACCCAAGTGTTTATTGTAAGCTTACACTTGGCAACAGTCCTCCCAGGCAAACCAAG GTGGTTTCCACTGGTCCAAGTCCGGAGTGGGACGAGAGCTTTGCATGGACCTTTGAAAGCCCTCCAAAGGGCCAAAAGCTTCATATTTCTTGCAAGAACAAGAGCAAAATGGGGAAG AACTCATTTGGAAAAGTGACAATCCAGATTGATCGGGTGGTAATGCTGGGTGCAGTTGCTGGTGAGTACACTCTGTTACCAGAAAGCAAAAGTGGTCCCTCACGAAATTTAGAAATAGAATTCCAGTGGTCTAATACGATAGACCCAATAGAGAAGTAA
- the LOC109016428 gene encoding aspartic proteinase-like protein 1, which yields MGARRLMFFILTAWLMVQNGSAAVPLSSRLVHWFSDEVRAFRISRNGSAASSSWPERKGSVKYYQMLLSSDFRRHNMKLGAQKQLLFPSRGSNTMSFGNDFGWLHYMWIDIGTPNISFLVALDAGSDLLWVPCDCVQCAPLTAGYYSSLDRDLNEYNPSSSSTSKHLSCSHRLCESGPNCKSPEQPCPYTIDYYTENTSSSGLLVEDVLHLASGGANVSKTFVQAPVIIGCGMKQSGGYLDGVAPDGLMGLGFGEIAVPSILAKAGLVQNSFSICFNEDDSGRIFFGDLGPAIQQSTSFLPLDGIYKTYIIRVEASCIGNACLEQTSFRALIDSGSSFTFLPDEVYEKVAKEFDRHVNATRSSYEGFPWKYCYKASSQELPKVPSVTLVFPSNNSFVVHNPVFIIYGNQGVVGFCLAIQPAGGDIGTIGQNFMTGYRIVFDRENLKLAWSRSNCQDLSDGKRMPLTSRNGTPSNPLPTNAQQSTPGRAVPPAVAGRAPSKPSAASSRLDFCRSCLLISLPVLLLFLNIISDFKADTGII from the exons ATGGGGGCTCGGCGTTtgatgtttttcattttgacGGCGTGGCTGATGGTTCAGAATGGCAGTGCGGCGGTGCCGTTGTCGTCGAGGCTTGTTCACTGGTTCTCGGACGAAGTGAGGGCGTTTAGGATTTCGAGAAACGGTAGTGCGGCTAGCTCTTCGTGGCCGGAGCGGAAGGGGAGCGTTAAGTACTATCAGATGCTGCTGAGCAGTGACTTCCGGAGGCATAACATGAAGCTCGGAGCTCAAAAACAGTTGCTCTTTCCTTCCCGAGGGAGCAATACGATGTCGTTCGGCAATGACTTCGGATG gTTACATTACATGTGGATTGATATTGGGACACCGAATATTTCGTTTCTTGTTGCATTGGATGCTGGGAGTGATCTACTTTGGGTTCCATGCGATTGCGTACAATGTGCTCCCCTAACTGCCGGTTACTACAGTAGTTTG GATAGAGATCTGAATGAGTACAATCCATCTAGTTCAAGCACCAGCAAGCATCTATCTTGCAGCCATCGGTTATGTGAATCAGGTCCAAACTGCAAAAGTCCCGAGCAGCCATGCCCTTACACTATAGATTACTACACAGAAAACACATCAAGTTCTGGGTTGCTAGTTGAGGACGTGTTGCATCTTGCATCTGGAGGTGCAAATGTGTCAAAAACTTTCGTTCAGGCTCCAGTCATTATAGG ATGTGGTATGAAACAAAGTGGTGGTTACTTGGATGGTGTGGCTCCGGATGGTCTCATGGGTCTCGGATTTGGAGAGATTGCAGTTCCAAGTATTCTTGCTAAAGCAGGATTGGTCCAGAACTCTTTCTCAATATGCTTCAATGAGGATGATTCTGGGAGAATTTTTTTTGGGGACTTAGGACCAGCCATCCAACAGTCTACTTCGTTCTTGCCGTTAGATGGAATATA TAAAACCTACATTATTCGGGTGGAGGCTTCTTGTATTGGAAACGCATGTCTTGAGCAGACAAGCTTCAGGGCACTGATTGATAGTGGGTCATCATTTACGTTTCTTCCAGATGAGGTGTATGAAAAAGTTGCAAAGGAG TTTGACAGACATGTCAATGCTACAAGGTCTAGCTATGAAGGATTTCCTTGGAAGTATTGCTATAAGGCCAG tTCACAGGAGTTGCCCAAGGTTCCCTCCGTGACACTTGTTTTCCCATCAAACAACAGCTTTGTGGTCCATAACCCTGTTTTCATTATCTATGGCAATCAG GGAGTTGTTGGCTTTTGTTTAGCCATACAGCCAGCAGGTGGAGATATTGGAACAATTGGAC AGAACTTCATGACAGGATACCGAATAGTGTTTGATAGGGAAAATTTGAAGTTGGCCTGGTCACGCTCAAATT GTCAGGATCTCAGTGATGGTAAACGAATGCCGCTTACTTCTCGAAATGGCACACCATCGAATCCATTGCCGACAAATGCTCAGCAGAGCACCCCTGGTCGTGCAGTTCCTCCTGCTGTTGCTGGAAGAGCTCCATCCAAACCATCAGCTGCCTCAAGTCGGCTCGATTTCTGTAGGTCCTGTTTGTTAATATCACTGCCGGTGCTGCTTCTATTTCTCAATATTATTTCAGACTTTAAAGCGGATACTGGCATCATCTAA
- the LOC109004618 gene encoding heavy metal-associated isoprenylated plant protein 23-like, which translates to MGVGGTLEYLFDLMASSHKHKKKKQLQTVELKVRMDCDGCELKVKKALSSLRGVRSVDISRKQQKVTVTGYVEASRVLKRAKSTGKKTEIWPYIPYNLVAQPYTTQAYDKKAPPGYVRNVENTATTGTMTIYADPYITMFSDDNPNACSIM; encoded by the exons ATGGGAGTTGGAGGCACTTTAgaatatttgtttgatttgatGGCCAGTAGCCATAAacacaagaagaaaaaacaactGCAGACCGTGGAGCTGAAGGTCAGGATGGACTGTGATGGCTGTGAGCTTAAGGTCAAGAAGGCACTATCTTCGTTAAGAG GAGTTAGATCAGTAGACATAAGCAGGAAACAGCAGAAGGTGACTGTGACTGGATATGTTGAAGCAAGCAGGGTGCTGAAGAGGGCCAAGTCAACAGGGAAAAAGACAGAGATCTGGCCTTACATTCCTTACAACTTAGTGGCTCAGCCTTACACAACTCAGGCCTATGACAAGAAGGCACCTCCTGGTTATGTCAGGAATGTAGAGAACACTGCCACCACTGGCACCATGACAATATATGCGGacccatatatcacaatgttCAGTGATGACAACCCCAATGCATGCTCTATTATGTAG
- the LOC109004617 gene encoding photosynthetic NDH subunit of lumenal location 4, chloroplastic encodes MAVSALNVKTPNLHSLQSFNRKSFFTTKPNSSSPNSSSSLCSGSTRACFSNAVNAKLSNSAIKNRVFDVGVGILAASILAFSPLDADATRIEYYATVGEPLCELNFVRSGLGYCDVSVGPGAEAPYAELIDIHYTARFGDGTVFDSSYKRARPLTMRIGVGKVIKGLDQGIFGGEGVPPMHVGGKRKLHIPPELAYGPEPAGCFSGDCNVPGNATLLYDINFVRIYSGNRK; translated from the exons CAAGTCCTTCTTCACCACCAAACCCAATTCTTCGTCTCCAAATTCTTCGTCTTCTCTTTGTTCCGGTTCTACTCGTGCTTGCTTTTCAAATGCAGTCAATGCAAAGCTATCAAATTCTGCAATCAAGAACCGTGTTTTTGATGTGGGTGTTGGGATTTTAGCAGCCTCGATTCTGGCTTTCTCACCGTTAGATGCAGATGCTACTAGAATTGAGTACTACGCCACTGTGGGAGAGCCTTTGTGTGAACTCAATTTCGTTCGGTCTGGGCTTGGCTACTGTGACGTCTCGGTCGGGCCCGGTGCGGAAGCTCCTTACGCTGAGCTTATCGAT ATTCACTACACTGCAAGATTCGGAGATGGGACAGTCTTTGACAGTAGCTATAAACGTGCTAGACCTCTCACTATGCGTATCGGCGTTGGCAAG GTCATCAAGGGATTGGACCAGGGGATTTTTGGAGGTGAAGGAGTACCTCCAATGCACGTAG GTGGAAAACGCAAGCTTCACATTCCTCCTGAATTAGCATATGGGCCAGAACCAGCAGGATGCTTTTCAG GTGACTGCAATGTACCTGGCAATGCAACTCttctatatgatattaattttgttcGTATCTACAGCGGGAACAGAAAGTGA